The genomic DNA CCCGCCGGCCCGAGGCGGTCGGCCTCGCCGACGAGGTGGGCCTCGGCGACCGCCGCACCACGCCCACCCAGGCCTCGCCCCGCGTCCTCGTCGGGGGCACGCCGCGCCGGCTGCCGCCGTCGTTGCAGGGTGTCCCCACCGATCCGGCGGCCCTGCGCCCGCTGCTCACCCCAACGGGGGCCGCGTACGCCGAGGGCGAGCCCGACCGCCCCGCGCCGCCGCTGCCCGGCGACGTGGCCATCGGCGCGTACGTCGAGGAGCGCTTCGGCGCGGAGGTGACCGACCGGCTCCTCGAGCCGCTGCTGGGCGGGGTGTACGCCGGCCGCTCCCGCTCGCTGTCCTTCGAGGCCGTCGCACCCGCGCTGTTCGAGGCCGCGCGGACGGGAGGTTCGCTGGCCGCGCACGCCCGCGCCTCGCTGCGCCCGGGCGCCGGTCCGGTGTTCGCGGGCCTCGTCGGAGGGGTGCACGGGCTCGCGGACGCGCTGATCGGCCGCCTGGAGGAGCGCGGCGTCGACCTACGGCTGCGGACCACGGTCACGGCACTGCGCCGCGAGCGCGCCGGCCTGATCGCGACCGTCGCCACGGCCGCCGGGGAGGACGGCTCGACGGAGCTCCGGGCCGACGTGGTGGTGCTCGCCGCGCCGGCGCCCGCGGCGGCCCGGCTGCTCGCCGGCGTGCTGCCGAGCGCCGGTCCGCTGGACGCGCTCGGCGACGTCCCGTACGCCTCCGTCGCGGTTCTCAGCCTCGCCGTCCGCGGCCTGGCGCCCACCGACTCCGGGCTGCTCGTCCCGCCCGGCGAGCTGCCGACCGTCAAGGCGCTGACCTACTCCTCGACCAAGTGGGGCTGGGTCGGCGAGGCCGCCCGGTCGGCGTACGGCGACGACGTCGCGGTGCTCCGGGTCAGCGTCGGTCGGGCGGGGGAGGCGGGTGTGCTGCAGGTCGACGACGCCACGCTCGTACGCCGCAGCCTGGCCGAGGTCTCGACGCTGCCCGGCTGGGAGGACGCCACGCTCCTCGACGCCACGGTCACCCGCTGGGGCGGCGGCCTGCCGCAGTACGGGCTCGACCACCTCGGTCTCGTGGGGCGCCTGCGCACGGAGCTCGAGGCGGTGCCCGGCGTCGCGGTGGCGGGGGCCTACCTCGACGGCGTCGGACTCCCGGCCTGCGTCGCGTCCGCCGACGCCGCCGTGGCGAAGGTCCTCGTGGACCTCGGTGGCAGGATCGATGTCCGCACGAGCCAGGAACCGGCAGGAGAACGATGAAGGCCCGCGAGATCAACAACACCATCCGCTACACGATGTGGTCGGTGTTCAAGGC from Microlunatus sagamiharensis includes the following:
- the hemG gene encoding protoporphyrinogen oxidase, translated to MRALVVGGGISGLAAALRLRDEGLEVTVLDAGTRWGGKLAPVRLGDLVLDGGVESMLARRPEAVGLADEVGLGDRRTTPTQASPRVLVGGTPRRLPPSLQGVPTDPAALRPLLTPTGAAYAEGEPDRPAPPLPGDVAIGAYVEERFGAEVTDRLLEPLLGGVYAGRSRSLSFEAVAPALFEAARTGGSLAAHARASLRPGAGPVFAGLVGGVHGLADALIGRLEERGVDLRLRTTVTALRRERAGLIATVATAAGEDGSTELRADVVVLAAPAPAAARLLAGVLPSAGPLDALGDVPYASVAVLSLAVRGLAPTDSGLLVPPGELPTVKALTYSSTKWGWVGEAARSAYGDDVAVLRVSVGRAGEAGVLQVDDATLVRRSLAEVSTLPGWEDATLLDATVTRWGGGLPQYGLDHLGLVGRLRTELEAVPGVAVAGAYLDGVGLPACVASADAAVAKVLVDLGGRIDVRTSQEPAGER